From a region of the Triticum aestivum cultivar Chinese Spring chromosome 7D, IWGSC CS RefSeq v2.1, whole genome shotgun sequence genome:
- the LOC123167100 gene encoding 60S ribosomal protein L37a-1 encodes MTKRTKKAGIVGKYGTRYGASLRKQIKKMEVSQHSKYFCEFCGKFAVKRKAVGIWGCKDCGKVKAGGAYTMNTASAVTVRSTIRRLREQTEA; translated from the exons ATG ACGAAGCGCACCAAGAAGGCTGGTATTGTCGGCAAATATG GTACCCGTTATGGTGCCAGTTTGCGTAAGCAGATCAAGAAGATGGAGGTGTCTCAGCACTCCAAGTACTTCTGTGAGTTCTGTGGGAAG TTTGCTGTGAAGAGGAAAGCAGTTGGAATTTGGGGATGCAAGGACTGTGGGAAGGTGAAGGCTGGCGGTGCTTACACTATGAA CACTGCCAGTGCGGTCACTGTCAGGAGCACTATCCGTCGTTTGAGGGAGCAGACTGAAGCATAA